A single genomic interval of Asterias amurensis chromosome 1, ASM3211899v1 harbors:
- the LOC139940056 gene encoding uncharacterized protein isoform X1 translates to MTSVCCGIVCGECRRGGFLSQQQPGEGSQSSKIFVCPDCTEEITLVELHADVQAEEMKSDEQQRLCQYECIFGGTPRKIDQHVQYSCAGKRRTDRMFELDQMQMKLSQHDDDEAVKPDEGPRICPYKCYGCTFWGTPRKIDQHVQNSCAGKVLTDRMFELDQMQMKLSQHDDDEAVKPDEGPRICPYKCYGCTFWGTPRKIDQHVQNSCAGKVLTDRMFQLDQMKKQLSQHYDDEGPLDETCGAFYGYIQYSM, encoded by the exons ATGACGAGTGTTTGCTGTGGAATAGTTTGTGGAGAGTGCCGCAGAGGAGG GTTTCTAAGCCAACAACAGCCAGGCGAAGGAAGTCAGTCTTCCAAGATATTTGT CTGTCCAGACTGCACGGAGGAAATTACGCTCGTCGAACTTCATGCAGATGTCCAAGCTGAAGAg ATGAAATCTGATGAACAACAACGCTTGTGTCAGTACGAATGCATTTTTGGG GGAACTCCCCGAAAAATAGATCAGCACGTTCAGTACAGTTGTGCAGGCAAGAGGCGTACTGATAGGATGTTTGAACTTGATCAGATGCAGATGAAGCTATCTcagcatgatgatgatgaagcg GTGAAACCAGATGAAGGACCACGTATATGTCCTTATAAATGTTATGGATGCACTTTCTGG GGAACTCCCCGAAAAATAGATCAGCACGTTCAGAACAGTTGTGCAGGCAAGGTGCTAACTGATAGGATGTTTGAACTTGATCAGATGCAGATGAAGCTATCTcagcatgatgatgatgaagcg GTGAAACCAGATGAAGGACCACGTATATGTCCTTATAAATGTTATGGATGCACTTTCTGG GGAACTCCCCGAAAAATAGATCAGCACGTTCAGAACAGTTGTGCAGGCAAGGTGCTAACTGATCGGATGTTCCAGCTTGATCAGATGAAGAAGCAGCTATCTCAGCATTATGATGATGAAG GGCCTTTAGATGAAACATGTGGAGCCTTTTATGGATACATACAGTATAGTATGTAA
- the LOC139940056 gene encoding uncharacterized protein isoform X2, whose protein sequence is MTSVCCGIVCGECRRGGFLSQQQPGEGSQSSKIFVCPDCTEEITLVELHADVQAEEGTPRKIDQHVQYSCAGKRRTDRMFELDQMQMKLSQHDDDEAVKPDEGPRICPYKCYGCTFWGTPRKIDQHVQNSCAGKVLTDRMFELDQMQMKLSQHDDDEAVKPDEGPRICPYKCYGCTFWGTPRKIDQHVQNSCAGKVLTDRMFQLDQMKKQLSQHYDDEGPLDETCGAFYGYIQYSM, encoded by the exons ATGACGAGTGTTTGCTGTGGAATAGTTTGTGGAGAGTGCCGCAGAGGAGG GTTTCTAAGCCAACAACAGCCAGGCGAAGGAAGTCAGTCTTCCAAGATATTTGT CTGTCCAGACTGCACGGAGGAAATTACGCTCGTCGAACTTCATGCAGATGTCCAAGCTGAAGAg GGAACTCCCCGAAAAATAGATCAGCACGTTCAGTACAGTTGTGCAGGCAAGAGGCGTACTGATAGGATGTTTGAACTTGATCAGATGCAGATGAAGCTATCTcagcatgatgatgatgaagcg GTGAAACCAGATGAAGGACCACGTATATGTCCTTATAAATGTTATGGATGCACTTTCTGG GGAACTCCCCGAAAAATAGATCAGCACGTTCAGAACAGTTGTGCAGGCAAGGTGCTAACTGATAGGATGTTTGAACTTGATCAGATGCAGATGAAGCTATCTcagcatgatgatgatgaagcg GTGAAACCAGATGAAGGACCACGTATATGTCCTTATAAATGTTATGGATGCACTTTCTGG GGAACTCCCCGAAAAATAGATCAGCACGTTCAGAACAGTTGTGCAGGCAAGGTGCTAACTGATCGGATGTTCCAGCTTGATCAGATGAAGAAGCAGCTATCTCAGCATTATGATGATGAAG GGCCTTTAGATGAAACATGTGGAGCCTTTTATGGATACATACAGTATAGTATGTAA